GATTAATGtagaatgattttttatttttttttggttttactAGGATGTTCAATAAAAATGTGGTATTTGAACACTTTGAGTTTAGTATTGTTATCATATATGTACACAAATGCTGGGAGCATGAGAGGAACTAACTTTGACTATTCAATCTTACATGAATGATGAAGATAGGTTTCACGAGTATATTTGGAGCGATTAAGAGTTTATTTCATGACATAAACACTCATTAGTCATTACTCATTAGTGGTTCTTTTTTTGATATAGTTATAAAAATAATGGCACACCCAAAATGTGATTTCAGCTTCTTTCAATAAACTTCCTAGAATATTTCATGAATAAGTGctttattttgctcccaaaaataACTTAGAATAAGCTACTTATTGGGCAGAGTGCAAAGGTTTGAGCTTTGACCACTGTTTCATGCTTTTATGATTGATAACACCCTTCATATATATAAAGGTGTTTGAACAGTGGTGCCtgttcaaatttcatatctGAGCTGTTTCGTACATGACTTTTGTTTGGCTCTGAACTTGTTGAAATGATTGTTGTACTTGTATTATCTTGGTTGAGGCTGTTTGGTTGTTCCTTTTCCATAGCATCCTTCAATTAGGTTAGCATTAGCCTTGCATGCTTTATTATGCAGGTGCAGTTCCAAATTTGGCCATGGTTGAGGGTGTGGACAATCAGAAGGTAGAAATTTATAACTGATATTACTAGTAGTTCTTGGAGatatgattttattattttcttttgtattttatgCTTTCATTTCAAGAAATCTAGATAAAATGATCCTCATGCTGTGCTCAATTATCAATATCATTTACAATTTAGAATTTAGTATTTTCTGTACATATGGCCTATTCAGGCTATTCTTTTTAGATAACTAGTTGGAATTCCAAACAATGATTTTGATTAAGCTGATTTTCTAACTAAAACCACTTGCCATATCACCGAAAAACTTTTAAAGTGTAATTGTACCTTCGTAACTGGCAGGTGGCAAATAATCTCGACCGTATGGTTTCAACCCTGGGAAGAAATCGTTTGAGGGTTTTGGTGCAAGTAAATACCAGTGGAGAAGAATGTAAGTTCAGCTCAAAACGATGAGTTACTCAAAGTCCttgatatatattttggttATGAGGTTTTCCTACATCCTCTGGGTATTTTTAATCCTAATGGTGTATGTTGTGACTTGTATGTTTCTGCATCACTATAATTTTGTGGACTTGTCTTCAAATAGTATCAGGAAattgttatttctttttaattgtaTGATAGACAAATATTCGTAAATTAGCGATTATGTTAGCCTATAGGGTTAGAACCTCAAACACCTGGTATTGTTGCTTAATCAATGATAGTTCAACACCTATTAGATTGGAGCACTACAGCTCATTCATATTGTTTTGTTCCTCGATATGTTGCACACTTTAATTACATGTTGGCATCTTTTCAACTTTCAAATATTTTTGAGTGCATTTTTTGTCAGAATATGATGCTTTTAGTCTTTACATATCTAAATAGATAAACTTgttaatgatttttatatttgCAGCCAAATCTGGTGTTGATCCTTCCAGTTGTGTTGATCTTGCAAAACATGTGAAGTTGAGCTGCCCAAACTTAGAATTCTCTGGCTTAATGACTATAGGAATGCCTGATTATACCTCAACTCCGCAGAATTTTCAGGTGATAGCTATATTCTAAAAGCATGCAGAGAACCCTTTGAAACGTCCTGTTTCTTGTTTGTCAGAACTTTTCCCTTTCAGAATTATATATCGTTTCTTGTTTTcttattgtttaatttgaatttaatctGTATTTTGGTTGGTTTCGTGGCACAGCTTTTTGCTAAACTCTAATGCCTATTTGCTAATGTTAGTTCTTTGGTGAAAATGTAGACACTATCAAATTGCAGGAGTGAAGTTTGCAAGGCACTTGAGATGGACGAGGAGCAATGTGAATTGTCAATGGGCATGTCCGGTGATTTTGAGTTAGCGGTATGCAATCTATTGGGCAGCAATCTATTAATCTTGATAGATGCATTACGTGATTGCATCTTGGATTATCTTGTTAAAATTTCTCTAGCTATAGGGCCACTATAATCGCTATTTCACCTTATAAGCCAGTTTTTTTAAGGAAAAGTTATGCCCAATATGGAAACGGAGCTTATTGATTTGGGCCACGCACCAAACTTATTAGTGTTAGGTGTGAGGGgtgtattgaaaaaaaaaaatcaagtctCACATTAGAAAGAGACAACATCTAAAAAAGTTTATAATGAGTGACACCTCTCACTTTACCATTCGGTTTTGTAAGGAAAAGTTAAGTCTATTATAGACCTAATAAAGACTAAGGAAAACTTTAGACAAAAGCTATTAAAACCAAGGAAACCTTTAGATATGATTCATGACAGAACATCATGGTGCTGTTTGATCTATATACTTCTTGGAGTTTTACTTTGATGATGCAataattattcattttttagtGTGAAACTAGTTACTAACAAATATTCTTGCCTTTTCAGATTGAATCAGGTAGTACAAATGTTAGAATTGGGTCAACAATATTTGGACCAAGAGAGTATGCAAAAAAGCAATGATAGCAGGAAGTTGCCTTTTCTCTCCTTCTCTGTCTAAAGCAGCATGTTTTAAGGCACATCCTGAACGGTATTGtgttttatacttttattaGTGATGTAATGGAATTGTTAATGATCACTTTCATAGTTGGTCTCTGTACTAAGAACAAACCATATTGAAAATCTTCCAACTTCTTGTTTTCTTATAGGATGCTTGTCAAGCTACTTGGAGAGAGAGGGAGGGAAATGCAAATACTAAGGTATATAGTTGCAGCATGCTCCATCATAGTACAGTGATCATCTGCAAAAAGAAACCAAACAATTGTAACTAATGTTTGAATATTGTTTATcttcaaattatttatttgcagaCCAATTTGCACTGTGATTATTcttaggacaaaacttacatgcatttccatacatgcatttcttacttttcctctcataaagaggtagttttttttattaaaaaataattttattttattttttcaaaatgaaaaaacacaaataaccacctctttgtgagtggaaaagtaagaaatgcatgtatggaaatgcatgtaagttttgtccttattCTTAATAATCCGTTGGTAAAGCAATTGCTTTTTTTTGCTACCTGACTTGATGATATTTATAAATCATAATTCAGAATCAGATGTTACCtgcaaaaagaaataaaatagttttaactAAAACTTAAAATGGAGTTTCGAAAATTGGTACACAAGTGAGCCCTACGTACTATGCTTGGGAAACAAGTTAAACCTCTAAATTCCTA
This portion of the Trifolium pratense cultivar HEN17-A07 linkage group LG3, ARS_RC_1.1, whole genome shotgun sequence genome encodes:
- the LOC123918859 gene encoding pyridoxal phosphate homeostasis protein-like; this encodes MTSPMVVEAGAVAAFRSVMLRVQQAAERSGTKPDRVRVVAVSKTKPISMIRQLYDAGHRVFGENYVQEIVEKAPQLPQDIQWHFIGHLQSNKVKTLMSAVPNLAMVEGVDNQKVANNLDRMVSTLGRNRLRVLVQVNTSGEESKSGVDPSSCVDLAKHVKLSCPNLEFSGLMTIGMPDYTSTPQNFQTLSNCRSEVCKALEMDEEQCELSMGMSGDFELAIESGSTNVRIGSTIFGPREYAKKQ